Proteins encoded by one window of Monoglobus pectinilyticus:
- a CDS encoding SCP2 sterol-binding domain-containing protein codes for MTFDQAVEKVQGIMKDANVNDMDSVAIQIHFTNKDCEGTMYISTKNGQIDVQGYDYKDCDAAIELMYGDLTKILTGRLNAATAIEKGTVTVTGNADALSAISSCAKKPAVKKAAAKKTTAKKAASTEPAAKKATISAAKPAAAKTTSKTTAKKTTK; via the coding sequence ATGACTTTTGACCAGGCAGTTGAAAAGGTTCAAGGCATTATGAAAGACGCAAATGTAAATGATATGGACAGCGTTGCTATTCAGATTCATTTTACTAATAAGGACTGCGAGGGAACAATGTACATTTCTACAAAAAACGGTCAGATTGACGTTCAAGGCTACGACTATAAAGACTGCGACGCTGCAATAGAATTAATGTATGGCGACCTTACAAAGATTTTAACCGGCAGACTCAATGCTGCTACAGCTATTGAAAAAGGAACTGTTACTGTTACAGGAAATGCTGACGCTCTTTCAGCTATATCTTCATGTGCTAAAAAGCCTGCAGTTAAAAAAGCCGCTGCTAAGAAAACAACTGCTAAAAAGGCTGCATCTACTGAACCGGCTGCTAAAAAAGCAACTATATCTGCCGCAAAACCGGCTGCAGCAAAAACAACTTCAAAGACTACAGCAAAAAAGACGACTAAATAG
- a CDS encoding DUF3783 domain-containing protein, whose translation MKPIILLYNVKEEKYNRMKPVLGLMGIKVKLVDNGSLGDKVEYIAWPEEYANEKEPAVLYSNDIDFEFMLLCGLSKSDLDKVLNFMKKNKISISAKAMLTDTNRRWSFIKLIHEIDAERKAISGKNI comes from the coding sequence TTGAAACCAATAATTCTATTGTATAATGTTAAAGAAGAAAAATATAACAGAATGAAACCTGTATTGGGACTAATGGGTATAAAGGTTAAGTTAGTTGATAACGGTTCTCTTGGAGACAAAGTTGAATATATTGCCTGGCCTGAGGAATATGCAAATGAGAAAGAGCCGGCAGTTCTATATTCAAATGATATTGATTTTGAGTTTATGTTATTATGCGGTTTAAGTAAAAGCGATCTTGATAAGGTGTTGAATTTTATGAAGAAAAATAAAATAAGTATATCTGCTAAGGCTATGCTTACAGATACAAACCGCCGCTGGAGTTTTATAAAGTTGATTCATGAGATAGATGCTGAAAGAAAGGCTATCTCCGGCAAGAATATATAA
- a CDS encoding histidine triad nucleotide-binding protein: MDDCLFCKIAAGDVPSNKVYEDEYVYSFLDIDPKAPTHIIFIPKQHIGSANELDDNNAEIIGKIFTAISKVAKEKGFDKAGYRIVNNCGEDGGQTVGHLHFHVLAGRSLQWPPG; this comes from the coding sequence ATGGATGATTGTTTGTTTTGTAAAATAGCGGCGGGGGACGTGCCGTCAAATAAGGTTTATGAAGACGAATATGTGTATTCATTTTTAGATATTGACCCAAAAGCCCCGACGCATATAATTTTTATACCGAAACAGCATATTGGTTCCGCTAATGAGCTTGATGATAATAACGCTGAAATTATCGGCAAGATTTTTACTGCAATCTCAAAAGTTGCAAAGGAAAAGGGCTTTGATAAAGCAGGGTATAGAATAGTCAATAACTGCGGCGAAGATGGAGGACAAACGGTTGGGCATTTGCATTTTCATGTTTTAGCAGGCCGTTCTCTACAGTGGCCTCCGGGTTAA
- the alaS gene encoding alanine--tRNA ligase, with amino-acid sequence MQKLGLNEIREKFLSFFESKGHLRLPSFPLVPQNDSSLLLINAGMAPLKPYFTGKEVPPAKRVTTCQKCIRTPDIEQVGQTARHGTFFEMLGNFSFGDYFKMDATKWAWEFATEVLEMPKDRIWVSVYNDDYEAADIWTNHVGVSKDRIVYLGKDDNFWEIGTGPCGPCSELYYDRGEEYGCGSPDCAVGCDCDRFVEFWNLVFTQFDKDENGTYNKLDHPNIDTGMGLERIACIMQGTTSIFEVDTIRKVLNAAAEIAGVKYGEDNQIDTSLRVITDHIRSTVFMTADGVLPSNEGRGYVLRRLLRRAARHGKMLGINEMFLYKLARVVADESMTAYPELDQNFAYIESVIKSEEARFDETIDQGILILNQYMEEMKQSGTKELDGEKAFKLYDTYGFPIDLTKEIMGENGFVVATKLFDDLLNEQRIKSKVARGNMDDAAWENDIFIDVEGSTVFDGYAKLKGTSNVLAIAKGSERVEEAEAGEEVTLVLDRSTFYAESGGQVGDTGIIESDDASLKVIDTKKSNGKFLHICKVENGVVKVGDKVTTLVDKERRQSIKRNHSAVHLVQAALREVLGKHVAQAGSYVDEYRFRFDFSHYQPLTEDEILKVGMLVNKKIMEAIPVECFEEDVATAKSMGAMALFSEKYGSRVRVVKMGDFSTELCGGCHVENTGKLGLMKILSETGVSAGVRRIEGVTGYNVILQMREKSKLIDDVSSVLKTNPSDLLNRAEGIVAELKDARHEIDSLKSKLAKNSVDDILGNTEDIGGVKVVTKILDDNIDMNTMREIGDNIKNKIPNAFVVLASKIGEKVNLISMASKEAIDKGANAGAVISEIAKQLGGGGGGKPDSAQAGGKKPEKTEEVMKNVSDILKKHQEKNK; translated from the coding sequence ATGCAGAAATTAGGATTAAATGAAATTAGAGAAAAGTTCCTTTCTTTTTTTGAAAGCAAGGGTCATTTAAGGCTGCCGTCATTTCCGTTGGTTCCGCAGAATGATTCAAGTTTGCTTTTGATAAATGCCGGTATGGCGCCGCTTAAACCATATTTCACCGGTAAGGAAGTTCCGCCGGCAAAAAGAGTGACCACGTGCCAAAAATGTATCAGAACTCCTGATATTGAACAGGTTGGTCAAACTGCGAGACACGGCACATTTTTCGAAATGCTGGGCAACTTCTCTTTCGGTGATTATTTTAAGATGGACGCCACAAAGTGGGCGTGGGAGTTTGCTACTGAAGTTTTGGAAATGCCAAAAGACAGGATTTGGGTCAGTGTTTATAATGATGATTACGAGGCTGCTGATATTTGGACAAACCACGTTGGCGTTTCAAAAGATAGAATAGTGTATTTAGGTAAAGATGACAACTTCTGGGAAATCGGCACAGGTCCATGCGGTCCATGTTCAGAGCTTTATTATGACAGGGGCGAAGAGTATGGCTGCGGCAGTCCTGATTGTGCAGTAGGCTGTGATTGTGACAGATTTGTGGAGTTCTGGAATTTGGTGTTTACTCAGTTTGATAAAGACGAGAATGGAACATATAATAAATTAGATCACCCTAATATTGATACCGGAATGGGACTTGAGAGAATAGCTTGTATTATGCAGGGGACAACTTCAATTTTTGAGGTTGACACAATTAGAAAAGTTCTTAATGCAGCAGCCGAGATTGCCGGTGTTAAGTATGGTGAGGACAATCAGATTGATACTTCTTTAAGGGTTATAACCGACCATATAAGAAGCACTGTGTTTATGACAGCTGACGGAGTTTTGCCGTCCAATGAAGGCAGGGGTTACGTTCTTCGCAGGTTGCTGAGACGCGCTGCCCGTCATGGAAAAATGTTGGGTATAAACGAAATGTTTTTATACAAACTTGCTCGTGTTGTTGCTGATGAGTCTATGACCGCTTATCCCGAACTTGACCAGAACTTCGCTTATATAGAAAGTGTTATAAAGAGCGAGGAGGCAAGATTTGATGAGACTATCGACCAGGGAATACTTATACTCAATCAATATATGGAAGAGATGAAACAGAGCGGAACTAAGGAACTTGACGGTGAAAAGGCGTTTAAGTTATATGATACTTATGGATTCCCTATAGATTTAACAAAAGAAATCATGGGTGAAAATGGATTTGTTGTTGCAACAAAACTGTTTGATGATTTGCTCAACGAACAGAGGATAAAGTCAAAAGTTGCCCGCGGAAATATGGATGATGCGGCATGGGAAAATGATATATTTATAGATGTCGAAGGCTCTACTGTTTTTGATGGGTATGCGAAACTGAAAGGCACTTCAAATGTTTTGGCAATCGCAAAGGGTTCTGAAAGAGTAGAAGAAGCCGAGGCAGGAGAAGAAGTTACTTTAGTTTTGGATAGATCTACTTTTTATGCTGAAAGCGGCGGTCAGGTCGGCGATACCGGAATAATTGAAAGCGATGACGCGTCTCTTAAAGTTATTGACACCAAAAAGAGTAACGGAAAATTCCTTCATATATGTAAGGTAGAAAACGGCGTTGTTAAAGTTGGTGATAAAGTTACTACGCTTGTAGATAAAGAGAGACGGCAGTCCATAAAGAGAAATCACTCTGCTGTTCATCTTGTTCAGGCGGCGCTCAGAGAAGTGCTGGGAAAACATGTCGCACAGGCAGGCTCATATGTTGATGAATATAGGTTTAGATTCGATTTTTCACATTATCAGCCTTTGACTGAGGATGAGATACTAAAAGTGGGAATGTTAGTTAATAAAAAGATAATGGAAGCTATTCCTGTTGAATGTTTTGAGGAGGATGTTGCCACAGCTAAGTCGATGGGGGCTATGGCGCTGTTTAGTGAGAAGTATGGCAGCAGGGTTCGTGTGGTAAAAATGGGTGATTTCAGCACTGAATTGTGCGGCGGCTGTCATGTAGAAAATACCGGAAAGCTCGGGCTAATGAAAATACTAAGCGAAACCGGAGTTTCAGCCGGCGTCAGACGTATTGAAGGAGTGACAGGCTATAATGTTATTCTTCAGATGCGTGAGAAGAGTAAGCTTATTGATGATGTTTCCAGCGTTTTGAAAACTAACCCGTCAGATCTGCTTAACAGGGCTGAAGGCATAGTTGCGGAACTTAAGGATGCAAGACATGAGATAGACAGCTTAAAGAGCAAGCTTGCTAAAAACAGCGTTGATGATATTTTGGGAAATACTGAGGATATAGGCGGAGTTAAGGTAGTAACAAAAATTCTTGACGATAATATTGATATGAACACAATGCGTGAAATAGGTGATAATATTAAGAATAAAATCCCTAACGCTTTTGTAGTTCTTGCTTCCAAGATTGGCGAGAAAGTTAATCTTATTTCTATGGCTTCAAAAGAAGCGATAGATAAGGGCGCTAATGCGGGTGCGGTGATTTCTGAAATTGCTAAACAATTAGGCGGCGGAGGCGGCGGAAAGCCGGACAGTGCTCAGGCTGGCGGCAAGAAGCCGGAAAAAACAGAGGAAGTTATGAAAAATGTTTCTGATATCCTGAAAAAACATCAGGAGAAAAATAAATAA
- a CDS encoding DUF4364 family protein: protein MFLENDEMKFAILYTLNVYKYPLSIERFAELLTWDEEVMSYFDLTILLSELIEDEFIERLYYRNEECVKLTQKGESANEFFYERVPLSIRENIKSLADKEGFDEKTNPNAILTDILPVSRNRYMASMTILDAGTPILELKIDVGHRSEANKAKSILKDHAEQIYKYLCKTIDENK from the coding sequence ATGTTTTTGGAAAATGATGAGATGAAGTTTGCGATTTTATATACTCTCAATGTATATAAATATCCGCTTTCAATTGAAAGATTTGCTGAATTGCTTACCTGGGATGAAGAGGTTATGAGCTATTTTGATTTAACGATCCTGTTGAGCGAGCTTATTGAAGACGAGTTTATTGAAAGACTTTATTATCGAAATGAAGAATGCGTCAAACTAACCCAAAAAGGCGAATCAGCCAACGAGTTTTTTTATGAAAGGGTTCCGCTCAGCATAAGAGAAAACATTAAAAGTCTGGCTGATAAGGAAGGATTTGATGAAAAGACAAATCCTAACGCTATATTAACTGATATATTGCCTGTTTCGAGAAACAGATATATGGCGTCTATGACAATTTTGGACGCTGGAACTCCGATTTTAGAGTTAAAAATTGATGTTGGGCACCGTTCAGAAGCAAATAAAGCAAAAAGTATTTTGAAAGACCATGCTGAGCAAATATATAAGTATCTATGTAAAACTATTGACGAGAATAAATAA
- a CDS encoding DegV family protein gives MIKFMVDRAADIEKETAEHYGIEVLPFMVNMDGEGIVADKDMDIKEFYDKVKACDEIPSTSQMSPYDVETAFRRIGKEHQIIYVSISARGSGINNTANMVAEQLKKEEGFDITVIDSGMFAMAIGYPVIEAAKLAEKGASLSEVIDFLNESFKRNTAYFIVDDLTFLKKGGRIKATTMAISSLLDIKPILMINDGLVEAYKKVRGLKKAMSVLVGYAEERMENPEENEIIILDTDAPEKVEILEKMLRDKVNPKGFIYSKVGPVITAHAGLGLVGIYFKHKKPYTEYEK, from the coding sequence ATGATTAAATTTATGGTTGACCGTGCCGCCGATATTGAAAAAGAAACTGCGGAGCACTACGGTATAGAAGTTTTGCCGTTTATGGTTAATATGGACGGCGAGGGTATAGTTGCAGATAAAGATATGGATATCAAAGAGTTTTATGATAAGGTAAAAGCCTGTGATGAAATACCTTCAACCAGTCAGATGTCACCATATGATGTTGAAACTGCTTTCAGACGTATTGGAAAGGAACATCAAATTATATATGTTTCTATATCTGCCAGAGGAAGCGGAATAAATAATACAGCTAATATGGTTGCAGAGCAGCTTAAAAAAGAAGAGGGGTTTGACATTACTGTTATTGATTCCGGTATGTTCGCTATGGCTATAGGATACCCTGTTATTGAAGCTGCAAAACTAGCGGAGAAAGGCGCCTCGCTAAGCGAGGTTATAGATTTTCTTAATGAATCGTTTAAGCGTAACACGGCTTACTTTATTGTAGATGACTTAACGTTTTTAAAAAAGGGCGGAAGAATCAAGGCAACCACTATGGCGATAAGTTCGCTGCTCGATATAAAACCAATTCTTATGATAAACGATGGACTTGTTGAGGCGTATAAAAAAGTTAGAGGGCTTAAAAAGGCGATGTCTGTTTTAGTTGGATATGCAGAGGAAAGAATGGAAAACCCGGAAGAAAATGAAATTATAATTCTTGATACTGACGCGCCTGAAAAAGTTGAGATTTTGGAAAAGATGCTCAGGGATAAGGTGAACCCAAAAGGTTTTATATATAGTAAAGTTGGTCCGGTTATTACGGCTCATGCCGGTTTGGGACTCGTTGGAATTTATTTTAAACATAAAAAGCCATATACTGAATATGAAAAATAA
- a CDS encoding tRNA (cytidine(34)-2'-O)-methyltransferase, translating into MKLNIVLVEPEIPSNTGNISRTCSVIGAALHLVHPLGFDISEKQVRRAGLDYWSDLDLHEYQSFDEVRKKYPDGRFFYCSTKSENVYSDIDYKAESSNGEEIFLVFGKETKGLPEKLLHDNYGDCIRIPMLENMRSLNLSNSVAIIAYEVLRQFDFEGLQGQGHLTQY; encoded by the coding sequence TTGAAGTTAAATATAGTTCTTGTTGAACCTGAAATACCGTCAAATACCGGTAATATTTCCAGGACATGCAGTGTTATCGGAGCGGCGCTTCATTTGGTTCATCCTTTAGGATTCGATATCAGTGAAAAGCAGGTTAGGAGAGCAGGGCTTGATTATTGGTCAGACCTTGACTTGCATGAGTATCAAAGCTTTGATGAAGTGAGAAAAAAATATCCTGACGGCAGATTTTTTTATTGCTCAACAAAGTCTGAAAATGTGTATTCAGATATAGATTATAAAGCTGAGAGCAGCAATGGAGAAGAAATATTCCTTGTGTTCGGCAAAGAGACAAAAGGATTGCCGGAAAAGCTGCTGCATGATAATTATGGCGATTGCATAAGAATACCTATGCTGGAAAACATGCGTTCTTTAAATCTGTCAAATTCTGTTGCGATTATAGCATATGAAGTTCTGCGTCAGTTTGATTTTGAAGGATTGCAGGGTCAGGGTCATTTAACTCAATATTAG
- a CDS encoding MmcQ/YjbR family DNA-binding protein: MDFNWIEEYCLSKNGTAKDYKEEWDAVRFQIGDKMYAMLGEMKGEPVFTLKLPPEYGETLRRIYSGIIIPGYYMNKVHWNSLLLNKIDAVTEQLVMEMIDSSYDTILKSLPKKKQKEIEEM; this comes from the coding sequence ATGGATTTTAATTGGATTGAAGAATATTGCCTTTCAAAGAACGGGACAGCAAAAGATTATAAAGAAGAATGGGATGCTGTCCGTTTCCAGATTGGAGATAAAATGTATGCTATGCTGGGGGAAATGAAAGGGGAACCGGTATTCACCTTGAAACTTCCGCCTGAATACGGAGAAACATTAAGACGCATATACAGCGGAATTATAATCCCGGGTTACTATATGAATAAGGTGCATTGGAATTCATTGCTGTTGAATAAAATTGATGCTGTAACTGAACAGTTGGTTATGGAAATGATAGACAGTTCGTATGACACAATATTGAAAAGTCTGCCAAAAAAGAAGCAGAAAGAAATAGAGGAGATGTGA
- a CDS encoding YifB family Mg chelatase-like AAA ATPase: MITKINSCGLRGIDGYIISVETNVSGGFPSWEIVGLPDTSVRESKERIRSALGSFGFVIPGKRIVINLAPADVKKEGAYLDLPIAIGLLTASEQLFIDESDLCAFMGELSLDGSVRRITGVLPMVIKAYQSGIKKIFVPFENAEEAAVVEGAEIYGVKNLQELIDHLVGNEVLKPVSVDVNEMFSQAARCALDFSEVKGQENVKRALEVAAAGGHNLLLIGPPGSGKTMLAQRLPSILPDMTFDEALEATKIHSIAGILPKDMPMILNRPFRSPHHTISAVGLSGGGTNPKPGEISLSHNGVLFLDELPEFKKDALEVMRQPLEDGMVTITRVHGTYSYPCNVMMVASMNPCPCGFYGDKKHDCTCTSKKINAYLNKVSGPLLDRIDLHIEVPAVDYKDLENKDKPEPSASIKKRVNKARKIQLERYNGTGIYSNSQLTPGLIEKYCVLGEEANGLLKNAFESLGLSARAHNRILKVARTIADIDESRDIEPKHIAEAIQYRSLDRKFWA, encoded by the coding sequence TTGATAACAAAAATAAACAGCTGTGGTCTTCGAGGGATAGACGGCTATATTATAAGTGTTGAAACTAATGTAAGCGGCGGTTTTCCGTCTTGGGAAATAGTCGGTCTGCCTGATACTTCTGTTCGTGAATCTAAGGAGCGTATAAGAAGTGCGTTAGGCAGTTTTGGGTTTGTGATTCCCGGAAAGAGGATTGTTATAAACCTGGCTCCGGCTGATGTGAAAAAGGAAGGGGCATATCTTGACCTTCCTATAGCAATCGGGCTGTTAACAGCGTCCGAGCAGTTATTTATTGATGAATCTGATTTGTGTGCTTTTATGGGAGAATTATCTCTTGACGGCAGTGTTCGGCGTATAACTGGGGTTTTGCCTATGGTTATTAAGGCTTATCAGTCCGGTATAAAAAAGATATTTGTTCCGTTTGAGAATGCGGAAGAAGCTGCCGTAGTCGAAGGAGCGGAAATTTATGGAGTTAAGAATTTACAGGAACTTATTGACCATCTTGTCGGTAATGAAGTTTTAAAACCGGTTTCTGTAGATGTGAATGAGATGTTTTCTCAGGCAGCACGGTGTGCTTTGGATTTTTCAGAAGTTAAAGGGCAGGAAAACGTAAAACGAGCGCTGGAAGTAGCAGCGGCAGGAGGACATAATTTACTGTTGATTGGTCCTCCGGGTTCAGGAAAGACTATGCTTGCCCAAAGGCTTCCGTCAATTCTTCCGGATATGACGTTTGACGAGGCGCTGGAAGCTACAAAAATACATAGTATAGCAGGAATTTTGCCAAAAGATATGCCTATGATTCTAAACAGACCGTTTAGAAGTCCGCATCATACGATTTCAGCTGTTGGGCTTTCCGGCGGAGGTACAAATCCAAAACCGGGTGAAATAAGTTTGTCGCACAATGGGGTTTTATTTTTAGATGAATTGCCTGAGTTTAAGAAAGACGCTCTTGAAGTTATGCGCCAGCCGCTTGAGGACGGAATGGTGACTATAACCAGAGTGCATGGGACGTATTCGTATCCATGCAATGTTATGATGGTTGCTTCTATGAACCCGTGTCCTTGTGGATTTTATGGAGATAAAAAACACGACTGTACTTGTACGTCAAAAAAGATAAATGCGTATCTGAATAAGGTGAGCGGACCGCTTTTGGATAGAATTGATTTGCATATTGAGGTTCCGGCTGTGGACTATAAGGATTTAGAAAATAAGGATAAGCCTGAACCATCTGCCTCAATAAAAAAGCGCGTGAATAAGGCAAGAAAAATTCAGCTTGAGAGATATAACGGCACGGGAATTTATTCTAATAGTCAGCTTACTCCTGGATTGATTGAGAAATATTGTGTTTTGGGAGAGGAAGCAAACGGTCTGCTAAAAAATGCTTTTGAAAGTTTGGGTTTGAGCGCAAGAGCGCATAACAGAATTTTAAAGGTGGCGCGGACAATTGCAGATATTGATGAAAGCCGTGATATTGAACCGAAACATATAGCTGAAGCAATTCAATACCGTTCCTTAGACAGGAAGTTTTGGGCATAA
- a CDS encoding pyridoxamine kinase, translating to MKKDIKDTERKNIIPRACAVHDLSGFGKVSLTEVIPIMSAMGIEVCPLPTAVLSTHTYEFTDYTFCDLTDQMQAVIDHWYNLGIKFDAVYSGYMGSPRQLDILKDFMIKSKEDGALIVVDPVMGDNNLVKEDFYSEKVNGMLAGMQDLCSIADIITPNVTEACLLIGETYPDGPVNNAKIKSYLKRLAELGAKDVVITSVMDSENSMCVAVYDSENDKYYKVDCGFVNRPFHGTGDVYTSVLTGALLKGSDITEAANIAAGFVYKAIQETIKHPEIKVREGVLFEPVLSTYFSRVDYDKRYVEI from the coding sequence ATGAAAAAAGATATAAAAGATACAGAGAGAAAAAATATAATACCGAGGGCGTGTGCTGTTCATGACTTATCCGGTTTTGGAAAGGTTTCTTTAACTGAGGTGATACCTATAATGTCCGCTATGGGAATAGAGGTCTGTCCTCTTCCGACAGCAGTTTTATCCACGCATACATATGAGTTTACCGACTATACGTTTTGTGATCTTACTGACCAAATGCAGGCTGTTATTGACCATTGGTATAACTTAGGTATAAAATTTGACGCTGTTTACAGTGGTTACATGGGAAGCCCGAGACAGCTGGATATTTTGAAGGACTTTATGATAAAATCAAAAGAAGACGGTGCTTTGATTGTGGTTGACCCTGTTATGGGGGATAATAATCTTGTTAAAGAGGATTTTTATTCAGAAAAGGTAAACGGAATGCTCGCAGGGATGCAGGATTTATGCAGCATAGCCGATATAATTACTCCCAATGTTACCGAAGCGTGTCTGCTTATTGGGGAAACATATCCCGATGGTCCGGTAAATAATGCAAAAATAAAGAGCTATCTAAAACGTTTGGCTGAGCTTGGCGCTAAAGATGTGGTTATAACCAGCGTTATGGATTCGGAAAATTCTATGTGCGTTGCAGTGTATGACAGTGAAAACGATAAGTATTATAAGGTTGACTGCGGATTTGTAAACAGGCCTTTTCATGGCACAGGAGACGTATATACATCTGTTTTGACCGGAGCATTGCTCAAAGGCAGTGATATTACTGAAGCCGCCAATATAGCGGCAGGTTTTGTATATAAAGCTATACAGGAAACAATAAAACATCCTGAAATTAAGGTTAGAGAAGGTGTTTTGTTTGAGCCGGTGCTTTCAACATATTTTTCCAGGGTTGACTATGATAAGAGGTATGTTGAGATATAA
- a CDS encoding pseudouridine synthase, whose protein sequence is MRLDKFLSSAMGLGSRTDVKKFIKNGRVEVIGTDNPRPELSIDPEKSEVYFDGKLQKYKKFVYLMLNKPKGYVSATVDRDNPTVIDLVPENFLRFELFPVGRLDIDTEGLCILTNDGELSHKLLSPKNHISKKYRAKLDAVPKDDELERIRNGIILEDGYKCKPAIVTFDVENEAFYITIYEGKYHQVKRMFGAIGRRVLELKRVEMNKLTLDDKLAPGEIRELTDEELKLLQV, encoded by the coding sequence ATGAGACTTGATAAATTTCTGTCATCAGCTATGGGACTCGGTTCAAGAACAGACGTTAAAAAGTTTATAAAAAATGGCAGAGTTGAGGTCATAGGTACTGATAATCCGAGACCTGAGCTCAGTATAGACCCTGAAAAATCCGAAGTGTATTTTGATGGTAAACTTCAGAAATACAAAAAATTTGTTTACTTAATGCTTAATAAACCCAAAGGATATGTGTCAGCTACTGTTGACAGAGATAATCCGACAGTAATAGACCTTGTGCCTGAAAATTTTTTGCGTTTTGAACTTTTTCCGGTTGGCAGACTTGATATTGATACTGAGGGTCTTTGTATATTAACAAACGACGGAGAACTGTCTCACAAACTTCTCAGTCCTAAAAATCATATTTCAAAAAAATATCGCGCTAAATTGGACGCAGTTCCAAAGGATGATGAGTTAGAAAGAATCAGAAATGGTATAATTTTGGAAGACGGATATAAATGCAAGCCGGCAATAGTCACATTTGACGTCGAAAATGAGGCGTTTTATATTACTATTTATGAGGGAAAATATCATCAGGTTAAACGAATGTTCGGAGCTATTGGCCGAAGGGTTCTTGAGCTTAAAAGAGTGGAAATGAATAAGCTTACTTTAGATGATAAACTGGCTCCGGGTGAAATTCGTGAGTTAACTGATGAAGAGTTAAAACTGCTTCAAGTTTAA
- a CDS encoding DUF4830 domain-containing protein: MKKQLKKYKYKIIFILAAIIVITVVFALFSVDNITNSKNIEYISSFGWVTETSPKDISHLTIPEELNALYKTYSDTASVDGSSLSEYCGKNVTRYSYRVLNHKLSSTGRIRADVFVYKSQIIAADITDLSKNGKTISISDTTDLNK, translated from the coding sequence ATGAAAAAGCAGCTCAAAAAATACAAATATAAAATAATTTTTATACTGGCCGCTATAATCGTAATAACAGTGGTTTTCGCACTGTTTTCGGTTGACAATATAACTAACTCCAAAAATATTGAATACATAAGCTCTTTCGGCTGGGTAACAGAAACTTCTCCAAAAGATATATCACATCTCACCATACCGGAAGAATTGAACGCGCTGTACAAAACATACTCAGATACTGCGTCTGTTGACGGCAGCAGTCTCTCGGAATACTGCGGAAAAAATGTTACCCGTTATTCATATAGGGTATTAAATCACAAGCTCTCCAGCACCGGAAGAATACGCGCTGATGTTTTTGTGTATAAATCTCAAATAATTGCTGCGGATATAACAGACCTATCCAAAAACGGAAAGACTATTTCTATATCCGACACCACAGACTTAAACAAATAG
- the hpf gene encoding ribosome hibernation-promoting factor, HPF/YfiA family, whose amino-acid sequence MTYNIITKKFNLADSSKEKILDKVRKLDKFFDDDSNECKIIVSEIRDDIAVEITFKYKGFLIRAEDQNHDMLTAVDNCLAAIDRQIRKNKTKLSKRLRDSGFDDYIALEGQPEKVEEETEFKIIKRKSFSAKPMMVEEAILQMNMLGHTFFIFTNPDTMSPNIVYKRKDGNYALIEMDE is encoded by the coding sequence ATGACTTACAACATTATTACTAAAAAATTTAATCTAGCGGATTCCAGCAAAGAAAAAATTTTGGATAAGGTTAGAAAGCTGGACAAGTTTTTTGACGATGACTCAAATGAATGCAAAATTATTGTTTCAGAAATAAGAGACGATATAGCTGTTGAAATTACATTCAAATATAAAGGCTTCTTAATTCGAGCTGAGGATCAAAACCATGATATGCTCACTGCTGTAGACAACTGCCTGGCAGCAATAGACCGCCAAATCAGAAAAAATAAAACAAAGCTTTCAAAACGCCTGCGTGACAGCGGATTTGACGATTATATCGCTCTTGAAGGTCAGCCTGAAAAGGTTGAAGAAGAAACTGAATTCAAAATTATAAAGAGAAAGAGTTTTTCTGCAAAACCAATGATGGTTGAAGAAGCTATTCTTCAGATGAATATGCTCGGCCACACATTCTTTATCTTTACAAATCCGGATACTATGTCTCCGAATATTGTGTATAAAAGAAAAGACGGAAACTATGCTCTAATAGAAATGGATGAATAA